A window of the Polaribacter sp. HaHaR_3_91 genome harbors these coding sequences:
- a CDS encoding methylmalonyl-CoA mutase subunit beta, with protein MKNSLFDDFLKTTPAAWKNKIQVDLKGADYNDTLLWKTQEGIVVKPFYTQEDRSSLKIETPKKGFNICETIFVDDEKIANSLAIDALKRGANSVQFIAYKNFDYRILLLNIDVKSIFIYFQFHFLEDTFQLEVSKFINSEKTYFQTDIIRNLAETGNWFFNLKEDFIKLERIQKNTTNCIAISGDLYQNCGATITQQLAYTLAHANEYLNKFGDTVAEKLSFSFSVGSNYFFEIAKLRAFRILWSALIKEYEIRDLEAHIFVQPSLRNKTIYDYNVNLLRTTSECMSAILGGSNTISNVSYDAIYHKSNEFGNRISRNQLLILQQESYLTEAQGFAEGAYYIESITQQLAENALTIFKQIEKSGGFLKQLKDGIIQKKIKESALKEENSFIQKEIILLGTNLQQNKEDKMQQELELYPFVKQRNIKTLVPPLTRKRLSESLEKDRLHSEKSIEQNKNG; from the coding sequence ATGAAAAATTCTCTTTTTGATGATTTTCTAAAAACTACACCCGCTGCTTGGAAAAATAAAATTCAAGTAGACTTAAAAGGTGCAGATTATAATGACACGTTGTTATGGAAAACTCAAGAAGGTATTGTTGTAAAGCCATTTTACACACAAGAAGATAGATCTAGTCTTAAAATAGAAACTCCCAAGAAAGGGTTTAATATTTGTGAAACTATTTTTGTTGATGATGAAAAAATAGCAAACTCACTAGCTATAGATGCTTTAAAAAGAGGTGCAAACTCAGTTCAATTTATTGCATATAAGAACTTCGATTATAGAATACTACTTCTTAATATTGATGTAAAATCTATTTTCATTTACTTTCAGTTTCATTTTTTAGAAGACACCTTTCAGTTAGAAGTTTCTAAATTTATAAATTCTGAAAAAACATATTTTCAAACAGATATAATAAGGAACTTAGCCGAAACAGGTAATTGGTTTTTTAATTTAAAAGAAGATTTTATAAAGCTAGAGAGAATTCAGAAAAATACTACAAATTGCATTGCTATTTCTGGAGATCTATATCAAAATTGCGGAGCAACAATTACACAACAACTAGCATATACACTAGCGCATGCAAATGAATATCTAAATAAGTTTGGAGATACTGTCGCAGAAAAATTAAGTTTTTCTTTTTCTGTAGGAAGCAATTATTTCTTTGAGATTGCAAAATTAAGAGCTTTTAGAATTTTATGGTCTGCACTTATAAAAGAATATGAAATTAGGGATTTAGAAGCTCATATTTTTGTACAACCAAGTTTAAGAAACAAAACCATTTATGATTATAATGTAAATTTATTAAGAACAACATCAGAATGTATGAGCGCTATTTTAGGTGGATCAAATACAATTTCTAATGTTTCTTACGATGCCATTTATCATAAATCTAACGAATTCGGAAATCGTATTTCTAGAAATCAATTATTAATACTACAACAAGAAAGCTACTTGACAGAAGCTCAGGGTTTTGCCGAAGGTGCTTATTATATCGAATCAATAACACAACAATTAGCAGAGAATGCATTAACTATTTTTAAGCAAATAGAAAAAAGTGGCGGTTTTTTAAAACAATTAAAGGACGGCATCATTCAGAAAAAAATTAAAGAAAGTGCTTTAAAAGAAGAAAATAGTTTCATCCAAAAAGAAATTATACTTTTAGGTACAAATTTGCAACAAAATAAAGAAGATAAAATGCAACAAGAGTTAGAGTTGTACCCTTTTGTTAAGCAAAGAAACATAAAAACACTAGTCCCCCCATTAACTAGAAAACGGCTTTCAGAATCATTAGAAAAGGATCGGTTACATTCTGAAAAAAGTATAGAACAAAATAAAAATGGATAA
- a CDS encoding septum formation initiator family protein produces the protein MTFNKFKNNKAVKILTNVFVLILIPFLIWMFFFDENSYLAHRKFDNEIKDLESTISFYQKKIAEDKATIKKLQDSIQLERFAREKYLMKKENEEIYLIEFDTIK, from the coding sequence ATGACTTTTAACAAATTTAAAAATAACAAGGCAGTAAAGATTCTAACAAATGTTTTTGTTTTAATCTTAATTCCATTTTTAATTTGGATGTTCTTTTTTGATGAAAATTCTTATTTAGCACATAGAAAATTCGATAATGAGATTAAAGACTTAGAAAGTACAATTTCATTTTATCAAAAGAAAATAGCAGAAGACAAAGCCACTATAAAAAAATTACAAGACTCTATTCAATTAGAACGTTTTGCAAGAGAAAAGTATTTAATGAAAAAAGAAAATGAAGAAATTTATTTAATAGAATTTGATACCATAAAATAA
- the udk gene encoding uridine kinase, which translates to MLIIGIAGGTGSGKTTVVNQIIKQLPTGEVCVISQDSYYNETVNLSYEERSKINFDHPRAIDFDLIVKHLKKLRSGKTIEQPVYSFVTHNRTTDTIKTHPRKVVIVEGILILNNEALRDLFDIKIFVHADTDERLIRRIRRDITERGRDIDEVLNRYQDTLKPMHLQFIEPTKNFADIIIPNNKHNTVAIDVVRTVINDRL; encoded by the coding sequence ATGCTCATTATTGGAATTGCCGGAGGTACAGGAAGTGGAAAAACTACGGTTGTAAATCAAATAATTAAACAACTACCTACAGGTGAGGTTTGTGTAATTTCTCAAGATTCATACTATAACGAAACCGTAAACTTATCTTATGAAGAAAGATCTAAAATAAATTTTGATCACCCAAGAGCTATCGATTTTGATTTAATTGTTAAGCATCTAAAAAAATTAAGATCAGGAAAAACAATAGAACAGCCTGTTTATTCTTTCGTAACACACAACAGAACTACAGACACTATTAAAACACACCCTAGAAAGGTGGTTATTGTAGAAGGTATTTTAATATTAAATAATGAAGCATTAAGAGATTTATTTGATATAAAAATATTTGTACATGCAGATACAGACGAACGCTTAATTAGAAGAATTAGAAGAGATATTACAGAAAGAGGAAGAGACATTGACGAAGTTTTAAACAGGTATCAAGATACTTTAAAACCAATGCACCTTCAATTTATTGAGCCAACTAAAAATTTTGCAGATATTATTATTCCTAATAATAAACACAACACCGTAGCAATTGATGTTGTTAGAACCGTAATTAACGATCGCTTATAA
- a CDS encoding deoxyribodipyrimidine photo-lyase has product MKTEINIFWFRRDLRLDDNCGLYHALKSGKKVLPIFIFDEEILSKLKKDDARVSFIYKEIAHIHKRLVEIGSVLEVYHGTPKEIYNSLSEKHIIDTVFTNHDYEPYAIKRDLEIKEFLTSKNINLKTYKDQVIFERNEIVKKDGTPYKVYTPFSKKWLEAFHFKGIQFYPSETLLDNLIKNKNQPILKLEAIGFIESAIKVASYKVSSQLIDTYEETRNFPAKDSTSKLGTHLRFGTVSIRKMVDEVSKSNNITFLKELIWREFFMQILWHFPHTVKESFKPKYDRILWRNNEDEFKAWCKGETGYPLVDAGMKELNQTGFMHNRIRMLVGSFLCKHLLIDWRWGEAYFAEKLHDYEQASNIGNWQWVAGTGVDASPYFRIFNPTTQIKKFDKDLNYIKKWVPDFQELTYPVPIVEHKSARERCLTTYKKALVDF; this is encoded by the coding sequence ATGAAGACAGAGATAAACATTTTTTGGTTTAGAAGAGATTTACGGTTAGATGATAATTGTGGATTATATCATGCATTAAAATCAGGTAAAAAAGTACTTCCAATTTTTATTTTTGATGAAGAAATTTTAAGTAAATTAAAGAAAGATGATGCACGTGTTTCCTTTATTTATAAAGAAATAGCCCATATTCATAAAAGATTAGTCGAAATAGGGAGTGTTTTAGAGGTTTATCACGGAACACCTAAAGAAATTTACAACTCATTATCAGAAAAGCACATCATCGATACCGTATTCACAAATCATGATTATGAACCCTATGCGATAAAAAGAGATTTAGAAATTAAAGAATTTCTAACATCAAAAAACATCAATTTAAAAACGTATAAAGACCAAGTAATTTTTGAAAGAAATGAAATTGTAAAAAAAGATGGGACACCGTATAAAGTTTACACACCCTTTTCTAAAAAATGGCTAGAAGCTTTTCATTTTAAGGGAATTCAATTTTATCCTTCAGAAACACTGTTAGATAATTTAATAAAAAATAAAAACCAACCTATTTTAAAATTAGAAGCAATTGGTTTTATAGAATCTGCTATAAAAGTAGCTTCTTATAAAGTATCATCTCAATTAATTGATACGTATGAAGAAACTAGAAACTTCCCAGCAAAAGACAGTACTTCTAAATTAGGTACTCATTTACGTTTTGGTACTGTGAGTATCCGTAAAATGGTTGACGAAGTATCTAAAAGTAACAACATTACTTTCTTAAAAGAATTAATTTGGCGTGAATTTTTTATGCAGATTTTATGGCATTTCCCACATACCGTTAAAGAGAGTTTTAAACCAAAATACGATAGAATTCTGTGGAGAAATAACGAAGATGAATTTAAAGCATGGTGCAAAGGCGAAACAGGTTACCCTTTAGTAGATGCAGGTATGAAAGAATTAAATCAAACAGGTTTTATGCACAACAGAATTAGAATGTTGGTAGGTAGTTTTCTTTGCAAACATTTATTGATAGATTGGCGATGGGGAGAAGCCTATTTTGCAGAAAAATTACACGATTACGAACAAGCCAGCAACATAGGTAACTGGCAATGGGTTGCAGGTACCGGAGTGGATGCCTCGCCTTACTTTAGAATATTTAACCCAACTACTCAAATTAAAAAATTCGATAAGGACTTAAACTATATTAAAAAATGGGTTCCAGACTTTCAAGAACTCACCTATCCAGTGCCAATTGTAGAGCATAAATCTGCTAGAGAGCGTTGCTTAACCACCTATAAAAAAGCATTAGTAGATTTTTAA
- a CDS encoding SRPBCC family protein — MKIYTFHRKQKLPITLEKAWEFLSSPKNLKVITPTYMSFDILSGAEKPMFAGQIIQYIVTPILGIKTKWVTEITHVKENEYFVDEQRFGPYALWHHKHFIKEIEGGVEMEDIIDYKVPMGILGQIAHPILVKPKLEEIFEYRQKKLIELFGQYYPPIK, encoded by the coding sequence ATGAAAATATACACATTCCACAGAAAACAGAAATTACCAATTACATTAGAAAAAGCTTGGGAATTTTTATCGAGTCCCAAAAACTTAAAAGTAATTACGCCTACTTATATGAGTTTTGATATTCTTTCTGGTGCAGAAAAACCAATGTTTGCTGGTCAGATTATACAATATATTGTTACCCCAATTCTTGGGATAAAAACAAAATGGGTAACCGAAATTACACACGTAAAAGAAAACGAATACTTTGTAGATGAGCAACGTTTTGGACCTTATGCATTATGGCATCACAAACATTTTATCAAAGAAATTGAAGGCGGTGTAGAAATGGAAGACATTATAGACTACAAAGTTCCTATGGGAATTTTAGGTCAAATTGCACACCCAATATTAGTTAAACCCAAACTTGAAGAAATTTTTGAGTACAGACAAAAAAAATTAATTGAACTTTTTGGACAATACTACCCACCAATTAAATAG
- a CDS encoding TspO/MBR family protein, producing the protein MKQVKLTLLFLVINFGALAIGSWLMDNGPLSDWYTNLNQAPWTPPGIVFGIAWTFIMICFSIFLGKQFTINYNSKILSVFIIQFTLNVSWNYIFFNQHLVLIGLISIVLLTATLFYYFFKLSNKTGGYKYLLLPYMIWLCIATSLNLYILIHN; encoded by the coding sequence ATGAAACAAGTAAAGCTTACACTTTTATTTTTAGTAATCAATTTTGGTGCTTTAGCCATTGGGAGTTGGTTAATGGATAACGGACCACTTTCCGATTGGTATACCAACCTAAACCAAGCTCCTTGGACACCACCTGGTATTGTATTTGGAATTGCTTGGACCTTTATTATGATATGTTTTTCTATCTTTTTAGGTAAACAATTTACAATCAATTACAATTCTAAAATACTTTCCGTTTTTATAATTCAATTTACTCTAAACGTTAGTTGGAACTACATTTTCTTCAACCAACACTTAGTCTTAATTGGTTTGATATCAATTGTATTACTGACAGCTACATTATTTTATTATTTCTTTAAATTAAGTAATAAAACAGGCGGATACAAATATTTACTATTACCATATATGATTTGGCTTTGTATTGCAACTTCATTAAACCTCTACATTTTAATTCATAATTAA
- a CDS encoding Lacal_2735 family protein, whose translation MFGLFKKKSEIEKLQESYKKLMEEAFKLQAINRTNSDKKYLEADNILKKIESLKSK comes from the coding sequence ATGTTCGGTCTATTTAAAAAGAAAAGTGAAATAGAAAAGTTGCAAGAATCTTACAAGAAATTAATGGAAGAAGCTTTTAAACTACAAGCTATTAATAGAACAAATAGCGACAAAAAATATTTAGAAGCCGATAACATCCTAAAAAAAATTGAGTCTTTAAAATCTAAATAA
- a CDS encoding glutathione peroxidase, with protein MNIYNTEINSLQNTPILLSDFKGKYILFVNVASKCGFTPQYKDLEELHKTYNDKIVIIGVPCNQFGKQEPGSSSEIETFCEVNYGVSFLITEKIDVKGKNQHPLYTWLTSKKLNNKKSSTVKWNFQKYLVSPEGELVDYYFSITKPLSSKIIKHLKS; from the coding sequence ATGAATATTTACAATACAGAGATTAATAGTCTCCAGAATACCCCTATTCTTTTGTCAGATTTTAAAGGCAAGTACATTCTATTTGTAAACGTAGCTTCTAAATGCGGATTTACACCACAATACAAAGATTTAGAGGAATTACATAAAACCTATAACGACAAAATAGTTATAATAGGAGTTCCTTGTAATCAGTTCGGAAAACAAGAGCCAGGGTCTTCTTCTGAAATTGAAACGTTTTGTGAAGTAAATTATGGTGTTTCATTTCTAATTACAGAAAAAATTGATGTAAAAGGGAAAAATCAACATCCATTATATACATGGCTAACATCTAAAAAGTTAAATAATAAAAAAAGTTCTACTGTAAAATGGAATTTTCAAAAATATTTAGTCTCACCAGAGGGAGAATTAGTTGATTATTATTTTTCAATTACAAAACCCTTGAGTTCAAAAATAATAAAACACTTAAAATCATAA
- a CDS encoding SDR family NAD(P)-dependent oxidoreductase, protein MNKILVIGGSKGIGKAIIDSLIDENSIINISRTAPLLSHTNLNHFTCDILTDDLPEIDTIDTLIYCPGSINLKPISRLQLNDFREDFEINVIGAVKAIQHYLPSLKKGNKPSVLLFSTVAAKLGMPFHASVAAAKSAVEGLTKSLGAELAPLIRVNAIAPTVTDTELASKLLRNERMIENIKERHPLKKYLAPKEVADLASYLISEKASAISGQIFELDCGIVSFKI, encoded by the coding sequence ATGAATAAAATTTTAGTTATTGGCGGAAGTAAAGGAATTGGAAAAGCAATTATTGATAGCTTAATTGACGAAAACTCAATTATAAACATCAGTAGAACAGCTCCTTTACTTTCCCACACTAATCTCAATCACTTTACTTGTGATATTCTTACAGATGATTTACCTGAAATAGACACAATAGACACTTTAATCTATTGTCCAGGAAGCATTAACCTAAAACCAATTTCTAGACTACAACTAAATGATTTCAGAGAAGACTTTGAAATTAATGTAATTGGTGCTGTAAAAGCAATTCAACATTATTTACCCTCTTTAAAAAAAGGTAACAAACCTTCCGTATTATTATTTAGCACGGTAGCGGCAAAATTAGGGATGCCTTTTCACGCTAGTGTAGCTGCAGCAAAATCTGCCGTAGAAGGCTTAACAAAATCTTTAGGAGCAGAATTAGCACCATTAATTCGTGTAAACGCCATTGCCCCAACAGTAACAGATACAGAGTTAGCCTCTAAGTTATTGCGCAATGAAAGAATGATCGAAAACATAAAAGAACGACACCCTCTAAAAAAATATTTAGCACCAAAAGAAGTTGCAGACCTAGCTTCTTATTTAATATCCGAAAAAGCAAGTGCTATATCTGGTCAAATTTTTGAATTAGACTGCGGAATTGTCAGTTTTAAAATATAA
- a CDS encoding AarF/ABC1/UbiB kinase family protein → MKTIDSIPTSKIQRASKLVTTGAKIGVNYLKYYGDKITKTEDEAKARLNENNAEDIYDGLKTLKGSALKVAQMLSMEKSILPQAYVEKFSLSQFSVPPLSPALVTKTFKKYFGKDPNEIYDKFNTVSINAASIGQVHKAEKDGKELAVKIQYPGVAQSIASDLALVKPIAIKMFNIRGKDSDKYFKEVENKLVEETNYILEVEQSKEIVAACKHIPNLNFPEYYADLSSDRIITMDWMHGVHLSEFYTDNQEVANRLGQALWDFYMFQIHKLKKVHADPHPGNFLISPENELIVIDFGCMKTIPEDFYVPYFELAQKENIGNPTFFEEKLFQLEILRADDSNEELIFFRAMFHEMLSLFTQPFHQETFDFSDEVFFGKLSDLGAKYAKSTELKDMNGNRGSKHFIYINRTFFGLYNLMHDLKAKDIKINNFKSL, encoded by the coding sequence ATGAAAACAATAGATTCTATACCAACTTCTAAAATTCAGAGAGCTTCTAAATTAGTTACTACTGGCGCAAAAATTGGGGTTAATTATCTAAAATATTATGGAGATAAAATAACCAAAACAGAAGACGAAGCAAAAGCACGTTTAAACGAAAATAATGCTGAAGATATTTATGACGGTTTAAAAACCTTAAAAGGAAGCGCTTTAAAAGTTGCTCAGATGTTAAGTATGGAAAAAAGCATCTTACCACAGGCGTATGTAGAAAAGTTTTCTCTCTCTCAGTTCTCTGTACCCCCACTTTCTCCTGCCTTAGTAACCAAAACCTTTAAAAAGTATTTTGGAAAAGATCCTAATGAAATATATGACAAATTCAATACTGTTTCTATAAATGCAGCAAGTATTGGTCAGGTTCATAAAGCAGAAAAGGACGGAAAAGAATTAGCTGTAAAAATTCAATACCCTGGCGTTGCACAAAGTATTGCTTCAGACTTAGCATTGGTAAAACCTATTGCCATTAAAATGTTTAATATTAGAGGAAAAGACTCTGATAAATATTTTAAAGAAGTAGAAAATAAACTAGTCGAAGAAACCAATTACATTTTAGAAGTAGAACAAAGTAAAGAAATAGTAGCTGCCTGCAAACACATTCCTAATCTTAATTTCCCTGAATATTATGCTGATTTATCATCAGATAGGATTATAACCATGGATTGGATGCATGGTGTTCATTTATCTGAATTCTACACAGACAACCAAGAAGTTGCTAATAGACTAGGGCAAGCACTATGGGATTTTTACATGTTTCAGATTCACAAGTTAAAAAAAGTACATGCAGATCCGCATCCTGGAAATTTTTTAATATCACCAGAAAACGAATTAATTGTAATTGATTTTGGTTGTATGAAAACCATTCCAGAAGACTTTTATGTACCTTATTTCGAATTAGCTCAAAAAGAAAATATTGGCAACCCTACGTTTTTTGAAGAAAAATTATTTCAGTTAGAAATATTAAGAGCAGATGATTCCAACGAAGAACTCATATTTTTCAGAGCTATGTTTCATGAAATGCTAAGTTTATTTACACAACCGTTTCACCAAGAAACTTTCGATTTTTCTGATGAAGTTTTCTTCGGTAAACTTTCTGACTTAGGAGCTAAATACGCAAAAAGCACAGAACTAAAAGACATGAACGGAAACAGAGGCTCTAAGCATTTTATTTATATTAATAGAACCTTTTTTGGTTTGTACAATTTAATGCACGATTTAAAAGCAAAAGACATAAAAATTAATAATTTTAAATCGCTATAA
- a CDS encoding TetR family transcriptional regulator C-terminal domain-containing protein, producing the protein MAKKKNITKDNLISWYMEFVLENNHQPKSVYSFAKENNFDEADFYKFYSSFETVEEAIFSEFFNHTITVLAKSEDYENFDARNKLLSFYFTFFEILTANRSYVVYALENSKKDFKKLKSLKKLRESYLNYVQNIGIEKIDLKHEKLEKIQDKSIKESSWFHLLVTMKFWLDDVSPSFEKTDIFIEKSINARFDLMDIKPLQSIIDFGKFILKEKVNFN; encoded by the coding sequence ATGGCAAAAAAGAAAAATATTACAAAAGACAATTTAATATCTTGGTATATGGAATTTGTCTTAGAAAACAACCACCAACCAAAGTCTGTATATAGTTTTGCAAAAGAAAATAATTTTGATGAAGCTGATTTTTATAAATTCTATAGTTCTTTTGAAACTGTTGAAGAAGCTATCTTTTCTGAATTTTTTAACCACACCATAACTGTTTTAGCTAAAAGTGAAGATTACGAAAACTTTGATGCAAGAAACAAATTACTCAGTTTTTATTTTACTTTTTTCGAAATATTAACAGCGAATAGAAGCTATGTTGTGTATGCGTTAGAAAACAGTAAAAAAGATTTTAAGAAACTAAAATCGCTAAAAAAATTAAGAGAAAGCTACCTCAACTATGTTCAGAATATTGGCATAGAAAAAATAGATTTAAAGCACGAAAAATTAGAAAAAATCCAAGACAAATCAATTAAAGAATCCTCTTGGTTTCATTTATTAGTAACTATGAAGTTTTGGCTAGATGATGTTTCTCCATCCTTTGAAAAAACCGATATTTTTATTGAAAAATCGATTAACGCTCGTTTTGACTTAATGGACATTAAACCTTTACAAAGCATTATCGATTTTGGAAAATTCATTTTAAAAGAAAAAGTAAACTTTAATTAA
- a CDS encoding formylglycine-generating enzyme family protein, with amino-acid sequence MNFNLKTVLVTVLLSTAFFSSCDKKQSEKDKKETVQIKALSQDVKAPEGMVWVSSKTFLMGAKEGDQYAMPREKPAHKVAVDGFFIDAKEVTNKQFREFVVATKYVTVAERPIDWEEIKKDLPAGTEKPADSILQPGSLIFNKHAKGVVSMANYGQWWKWQIGANWKQPEGPGSSIEGQDNFPVVHVAQEDALAYCKWANRRLPTEAEWESAAQGKFEDNIFAWGNKAEDLDANANTWQGKFPTENISEDGFDYISPVGSYPANNIGLYDMAGNVWEMTSDLFNVKYYETLDPSVVLTNPTGAEKSYTPSNPYQIEYVMKGGSFLCHASYCASFRISAKMGMEPNSGSDHIGFRTVVTKDMLAE; translated from the coding sequence ATGAATTTTAATTTGAAAACAGTATTAGTTACCGTACTATTATCAACAGCTTTTTTTAGTAGTTGTGATAAAAAACAATCAGAAAAAGATAAAAAAGAAACCGTACAAATTAAAGCTTTAAGCCAAGACGTTAAAGCACCAGAAGGTATGGTGTGGGTTTCAAGCAAAACATTTTTAATGGGAGCTAAAGAAGGAGATCAGTATGCGATGCCACGAGAAAAACCTGCTCATAAAGTAGCAGTAGACGGATTTTTTATCGATGCAAAGGAAGTAACGAATAAACAATTTAGAGAGTTTGTAGTGGCAACTAAGTATGTTACTGTTGCAGAAAGACCAATAGATTGGGAAGAAATAAAAAAAGACTTACCTGCAGGAACAGAAAAACCTGCAGATTCAATTTTACAACCCGGAAGTTTAATTTTTAATAAACATGCTAAAGGAGTCGTTTCTATGGCGAATTACGGACAATGGTGGAAGTGGCAAATTGGCGCAAATTGGAAACAACCAGAAGGTCCAGGTAGTTCTATTGAAGGGCAAGATAATTTCCCGGTTGTACATGTTGCACAAGAAGATGCTTTGGCGTATTGCAAATGGGCTAATAGAAGGCTGCCTACTGAAGCAGAATGGGAGTCTGCTGCACAAGGTAAGTTTGAAGATAATATCTTTGCTTGGGGAAATAAAGCAGAAGACTTAGATGCGAATGCGAATACATGGCAAGGTAAATTTCCTACAGAAAATATTTCTGAAGATGGGTTTGATTATATTTCTCCAGTAGGATCTTATCCTGCAAATAATATTGGTTTGTATGATATGGCTGGTAATGTTTGGGAAATGACTTCAGACTTATTTAATGTAAAATATTATGAAACTTTAGATCCTTCCGTGGTTTTAACAAACCCTACAGGAGCAGAAAAATCGTATACACCAAGTAATCCGTATCAAATTGAATATGTTATGAAAGGTGGTTCTTTTTTATGTCATGCATCTTATTGTGCGAGTTTTAGAATTTCAGCAAAAATGGGTATGGAGCCTAATTCTGGTTCAGATCATATTGGTTTTAGAACAGTTGTTACAAAAGACATGTTGGCAGAATAA
- a CDS encoding sulfatase, with product MKILKLFIPVLLVFFTSCSQKSNSQKGLKTAQKPNIIFLSIDDLRTDLGSYGNKEIKTPNIDALSATSMVMLNTHSQSAVCASSRASAMLGYRPDSTRVWHLGDKFREINPDAVTMPQYFNKAGYYTVNIGKIFHNYMPDSISWDEPDLKPFPYNTKEYAKRDAETYYYTEDALEDQRVKRAALLEQRKGRAVYGDGWNRGPALESADLPDSLYFDAMQTKLALKTIDRIKGKKEPFFLGLGFYRPHLPFVAPKKYWDLYPAGSVSPAANPKLPKNVPVMSANANYELRAYTNPTKIGRPEDASLPEKYADSLKRGYYASVSYIDACVGKLVEGLKERGLYQNTVIVLWGDHGWKLGDHNGWGKMTNFYIDTHVPLIIKGVNQKEGKRIEALSELVDIFPTLCDLTGVDKADYFQGTSLVPVFDNPDLEWKDAVFTQFRRRKRISKDGYEYMGYSMQTKQYHYIEWYTWDNDKKEKGDFAANELYDHYKDANESVNIAGNDEAAAVVKSLSVQLSKGWKGALPKNRL from the coding sequence ATGAAAATTTTAAAACTATTTATACCTGTGCTTTTGGTATTTTTTACTTCTTGTTCACAAAAAAGTAACTCTCAAAAAGGTTTAAAAACAGCACAAAAACCAAATATTATTTTTTTATCCATAGACGATTTAAGAACTGATCTTGGTTCTTATGGAAACAAAGAAATAAAAACACCAAATATAGATGCGTTATCTGCAACATCTATGGTAATGCTAAATACACATTCTCAATCAGCAGTTTGTGCATCTTCAAGAGCAAGTGCAATGTTAGGTTATAGACCAGATTCTACAAGAGTTTGGCACTTGGGAGATAAGTTTAGGGAGATAAATCCTGATGCAGTAACAATGCCTCAGTATTTTAATAAAGCAGGATATTATACTGTAAATATTGGTAAAATTTTTCATAATTATATGCCAGATTCTATTTCTTGGGATGAACCAGATTTAAAGCCTTTTCCGTATAATACAAAAGAGTACGCTAAAAGAGATGCAGAAACCTATTATTATACAGAAGATGCATTAGAAGATCAAAGGGTAAAAAGAGCAGCTTTGCTAGAGCAAAGAAAAGGAAGAGCAGTTTATGGAGATGGTTGGAATAGAGGGCCTGCATTAGAAAGTGCGGATTTACCAGATTCTTTGTATTTTGATGCTATGCAAACAAAATTAGCCTTAAAAACAATTGATAGAATTAAGGGTAAAAAAGAGCCATTTTTTTTGGGTCTTGGTTTTTATAGACCTCACCTTCCTTTTGTAGCTCCAAAAAAATATTGGGATTTATACCCTGCGGGATCTGTTTCTCCTGCTGCAAATCCAAAGTTACCAAAGAATGTTCCTGTTATGTCTGCAAATGCTAATTATGAATTAAGAGCGTATACAAATCCAACTAAAATTGGTCGTCCAGAAGATGCTTCATTGCCAGAAAAATATGCAGATTCTTTAAAAAGAGGATATTATGCAAGTGTAAGTTATATTGATGCTTGTGTCGGGAAATTGGTAGAAGGTTTAAAGGAAAGAGGGTTGTATCAAAATACCGTAATTGTTTTATGGGGAGATCATGGATGGAAATTAGGAGACCATAACGGTTGGGGGAAAATGACAAATTTTTATATTGATACACATGTTCCTTTGATTATAAAAGGAGTAAATCAGAAAGAAGGTAAACGTATAGAAGCGCTTTCTGAGTTGGTAGATATATTTCCTACTTTATGTGATTTAACAGGTGTTGATAAAGCAGATTATTTTCAAGGAACAAGTTTGGTTCCTGTATTTGATAATCCAGATTTGGAGTGGAAAGATGCTGTTTTCACTCAATTTAGAAGACGTAAACGTATTTCTAAAGATGGTTATGAATATATGGGCTATTCTATGCAAACTAAACAATATCATTATATAGAATGGTATACTTGGGATAATGATAAAAAGGAGAAGGGGGATTTTGCAGCTAATGAATTGTATGATCATTATAAAGATGCTAATGAATCCGTTAATATTGCAGGTAATGATGAAGCAGCAGCCGTAGTAAAAAGTTTATCGGTGCAATTATCTAAAGGATGGAAGGGCGCATTGCCTAAGAATAGATTGTAG